Part of the Ornithodoros turicata isolate Travis chromosome 6, ASM3712646v1, whole genome shotgun sequence genome, ATCAAAATACACTGGGGTTCCATGATTTTGGGATCCCAACCCTACAGGGAGGTACAGTTATGCATGTTAAATATGATGGAACTCTTCACACTAAAATGCTGGTGCTTTTGAAGATTGTAGCTCTATTGATGCAACTACACACCTCATGTACAGTACTCCTGCCTCATGTACAGTACTCCTGCCTCAAGTCTGAATGCACAGCTTTACTGCATCAACGCAAAAGCTACCACATATACTGTGTGCTAACAGGATAAAAATTTATTAAAATATAATCCACTTGTAATAAAACAACAGTGAACATATCCACCTGCAGTATTGTGGCATTGTCTAATATGTGTTATGCTCCACCTCCAAACACAAAATATCACAGTGTGCAAACATTTTACAAAACATAACTCAGAACACAAACTGGACAAATTCCAAGAAAGTAGCAACATAGGACCCAATGTCCCAAGACAGTTCGAAACTTCTGTCACACACGGAGTCTTCGGCTGCAGCTCGCAGTAGCCATATTTTGGGAACTCCAACGACAGATGTCAACTGGCCCTTCACGTCAATTGCACTTCCACTCTTGAGCCTGGCGACAAAATCGCGACAGGTGCTGTCTGTGACAACTACCGCTTGGAATCCACTTTCAAGTTCAACGCTTAGCTCAAAGCTGTAAACATTCCATGCTTCAAGGTGGTATGCCGGCAGCCTGAGGTCCTTGTAGAGCTGGCACCTTGCATAATCTGTCTCCGTCTGAAACCTAGGGTGGCACGACGGCCACTTGTTGCCGATAAGACGTGCAACTGTGTCGTGTACGGAACGAGGTAGTAGAGAAATTGCACGTTTCGGCACGTTGTGAACATCCACAATTTCAACACTTGCTACGTGCCCGCTGAATTGTGCCTTTGCACCAACGTAAGCTGCACAAGCCTGTTGCATGACTGCAGTATTTGCATCTCCCAGAACGGATTCCTGGCAAAGCGACTTGTACTTGTCCACATCGAGGTGCCTTTCCTCTGTGCTGCAATCGTAGCTGAAGGCAGCCACTGACAAGATCAGCAGGGCATACACGGGACATAGGGCTGTTTTCGTTTTCAAATTGTTGCAGCTTCTTAATTTCTTAGTGGCAAGAGCAACACATTTATACAGGCAATACAAAGCAAAGCTGCTTAAAGCTACCTTCAGCCAATCTGCAACCATAAGCTGTCGCAATGCCAGAACTGTGAACGTGCTGTGCATTGGCTTGATGTACGAGCATAGAACTAGCCAGAACACAATGGACAATATGGCTGTCAATACATCTTCCAGGTCACAACTCTGCATTACATGTATGCAAGCATGGAACCATGCCACACAAACAAAGTTCTGTACACATATAGTACAATCATCTTTAAATATGATGAAGCTATAAGCAAAATACTTCAGCCCAACTGCTGGCCAGTATAAGTAAGGCATGTAAAACATGTCAGGAACAAAGGAAACTAGTGCAACTAGTGGAAAATTAAAATCTCGAGCAGTCAAAGCAAAAATGCTGGTTGCTACAGCGAGTTTAGCCTTGGACCTAGTGACAGTATCATAAAAGATGGAACCAAAAATGAGAGCAGTGAACACTGCTACATCACTGCGTGAAAGGAGGGCAAATTCCACGTACTTAAGTTGTTCCAAGGAAGCACATAAACAAGCAACCGTAGCACTAGCATGAAAGAACAACTTGACATAAAAGAACCTTTGAAACCTCTGCCTGGTACCTGATGTAACAGCTGCGGCATCGAACCTGGTTACTAAAGCAATCCAGGCACGCAGATTTTCACAGTCAACTTTATGACGCCACAAGTGAGCCGTGAATGCCACTGCTAATGCCAAGGATGCCAGGAATATAACAGAAGGTTCGTGTTGCACAAATTTCAGAATGATGGGGCTGTACAGAGAAGCACAGATCACAAGTAAAAGCAAAGACGTGAGAAATAAGTTTGTCCAGAGGTTAAACGATGCGAGTTGCGCAGTACATTGGGCTGTAAGGTCTTCCAGGTACAGTAGAAGTCGGTTGCTGATGCGTTCTCTCTGTGAAATTAGTAGTGCAGGTGGCTGCCCTTCGATACAGCTCGTAACAGCATTCGTGATATCACTCACGCCGACTCGAGGGTGACAGTCTGTATCAGG contains:
- the LOC135399234 gene encoding wolframin-like produces the protein MFQTEGQPRHTPRKQWMLHNGSSCNVVLKLRYRFAEEGCSASQVSIARSLLSESAEDPSAAEVAVSYLTRAAEQDDAEGLSLLEQCYKNRVGVTDRNISDVERCLGKSNTEKTASRVAKQILDFVTPDGSVTLSESVFRRRLQDGHGKLTPDTDCHPRVGVSDITNAVTSCIEGQPPALLISQRERISNRLLLYLEDLTAQCTAQLASFNLWTNLFLTSLLLLVICASLYSPIILKFVQHEPSVIFLASLALAVAFTAHLWRHKVDCENLRAWIALVTRFDAAAVTSGTRQRFQRFFYVKLFFHASATVACLCASLEQLKYVEFALLSRSDVAVFTALIFGSIFYDTVTRSKAKLAVATSIFALTARDFNFPLVALVSFVPDMFYMPYLYWPAVGLKYFAYSFIIFKDDCTICVQNFVCVAWFHACIHVMQSCDLEDVLTAILSIVFWLVLCSYIKPMHSTFTVLALRQLMVADWLKVALSSFALYCLYKCVALATKKLRSCNNLKTKTALCPVYALLILSVAAFSYDCSTEERHLDVDKYKSLCQESVLGDANTAVMQQACAAYVGAKAQFSGHVASVEIVDVHNVPKRAISLLPRSVHDTVARLIGNKWPSCHPRFQTETDYARCQLYKDLRLPAYHLEAWNVYSFELSVELESGFQAVVVTDSTCRDFVARLKSGSAIDVKGQLTSVVGVPKIWLLRAAAEDSVCDRSFELSWDIGSYVATFLEFVQFVF